One part of the Anopheles coustani chromosome 2, idAnoCousDA_361_x.2, whole genome shotgun sequence genome encodes these proteins:
- the LOC131262141 gene encoding putative mediator of RNA polymerase II transcription subunit 26, with product MVEASVPRLVCSGSRIDPAVMNASPELGLTIRQSSPKHDYHHQNGPLNATMEYQHYGGGNVGQQQQQQQQQQQQQQQQQQDLTIDGIPNNFPHRRSRASRTFKNPPQPHMCIKEKTLDGKEVFINVLSWTRIANPDNPDAPIPLYGGMKVGKMPPGSPKVPPLVYAVMASPEVLKKAGRKCPDTPERMNLVDLMCEFVEAMNPSLHLSKKPEILKDRDLSGELKDVWSAVQACRDKGRSDNGPPENLVVYTEFGPDSAPSYEQTIHQQQQQQQLEQHYQQHQQQHQQQQQQLAEQQCLANYQSMFPQAYSQEVQSAISSQVPEARDVIEQRSAVAAATGSAEPDGSTNGINTTTSRPPAAATGTGNGDEELAKQIESLKLSSSAHRTNGGLPADGASGSQHSAIATSLSSTTATTTMTSSSSSSTVPQTQTSPTATNAAPVKEPTTKNSTGHTFFPMFRSSKSSNSSNGSSVSTSGSNNANGTGGGATNAQHNASTAPTDAKGVTVNGGTDTPDGDGGGGGAASPKTTKPAGKKSGLYFFRRNKSSTSSSSSSSSADSKKEPPSTPTKQQPPAASVTLPAALTSAASAPATPAATGAACIGSSDSKLIYQYHLDAGTNGNGGGGVVGGGGNGTGGAGGGGAGDIIETANSATTIVAK from the exons ATGGTTGAGGCCAGTGTGCCTAGGTTAGTGTGCTCTGGAAGCAGAATCGATCCCGCAGTCATGAACGCCTCACCGGAGCTCGGCCTTACGATCCGACAGAGCTCGCCCAAGCACGACTACCATCACCAGAACGGCCCGCTGAATGCCACGATGGAGTACCAGCACTACGGTGGAGGGAACGTAggacagcaacaacaacaacagcagcaacagcaacagcaacaacagcagcaacagcaggacCTGACCATCGATGGTATTCCGAACAACTTCCCACATCGGCGGTCGCGGGCCTCGAGAACGTTCAAGAATCCGCCGCAGCCGCACATGTGCATCAAGGAGAAGACGCTCGACGGCAAGGAGGTGTTCATCAACGTGCTCAGCTGGACGCGGATCGCCAACCCGGACAATCCGGACGCCCCGATACCCCTGTACGGCGGGATGAAGGTTGGAAAG ATGCCGCCGGGAAGTCCGAAAGTGCCACCCCTAGTCTACGCCGTGATGGCCAGCCCGGAGGTGCTGAAGAAGGCGGGCCGTAAATGCCCCGACACACCG gAACGAATGAATCTGGTAGATTTGATGTGTGAGTTTGTGGAGGCCATGAATCCTTCGTTGCATCTATCGAA GAAACCCGAAATACTCAAAGATCGCGATCTGTCTGGCGAGCTGAAGGACGTGTGGAGTGCGGTGCAGGCGTGCCGTGATAAGGGCCGCTCCGATAACGGACCGCCGGAGAATCTAGTCGTGTACACCGAGTTCGGCCCGGACAGTGCACCCAGCTACGAGCAAACTAttcaccagcaacagcagcagcagcagctggagcAGCATtatcagcagcatcaacagcagcatcaacagcagcagcagcagctcgcaGAGCAGCAATGCCTAGCAAACTATCAGTCAATGTTTCCCCAAGCATATTCACAAGAAGTACAAAGTGCAATTAGTAGCCAGGTGCCCGAGGCACGGGACGTCATCGAGCAGCGCTcggcagtagcagcagcaaccggctCTGCCGAACCGGACGGTTCCACCAATGGCATCAACACAACAACCAGCAGACCTCCCGCAGCAGCCACCGGCACCGGCAACGGCGACGAAGAGTTGGCGAAGCAAATCGAAAGTCTGAAACTGTCCTCTAGTGCCCATCGGACCAACGGAGGACTGCCAGCGGATGGTGCGAGCGGCTCGCAACATTCAGCAATCGCAACTTCATTAtcatcaacaacagcaacaacaaccatgacctcgtcttcttcttcctcaaCCGTGCCACAAACGCAAACATCGCCTACTGCGACGAACGCGGCTCCAGTGAAAGAACCGACGACGAAAAACTCGACGGGGCACACCTTTTTTCCGATGTTTCGCTCGTCGAAGAGCAGCAATAGCAGTAACGGTAGCAGCGTCAGTACTAGTGGTAGTAATAATGCTAACGGCACTGGTGGTGGTGCCACAAACGCACAACACAATGCATCCACGGCTCCAACGGACGCGAAGGGAGTGACGGTAAATGGCGGCACAGACACAcccgatggtgatggtggaggtggaggcgCCGCATCCCCCAAGACCACGAAACCGGCCGGCAAAAAGAGTGGCCTGTACTTCTTCCGGCGGAACAAATCCTctacgtcgtcgtcgtcgtcatcgtcgtcggccGACAGTAAGAAGGAACCACCTTCCACGCCAACCAAGCAGCAACCTCCGGCAGCGAGTGTCACTCTACCGGCGGCCCTAACGTCTGCGGCCTCAGCTCCAGCTACGCCTGCCGCAACCGGAGCCGCCTGTATCGGGTCGTCCGACTCGAAGCTTATCTATCAGTATCATCTCGACGCGGGAACCAATGGTAACGGTGGTGGGGGTGtcgtcggtggcggtggtaACGGCACTGGAGGTGCGGGAGGTGGTGGCGCGGGGGATATCATCGAAACCGCCAACTCGGCCACCACCATAGTAGCGAAGTAG
- the LOC131263930 gene encoding uncharacterized protein LOC131263930, whose translation MRRSQGQPLAVMYLLLMAGFGLLLMPICQGEDTPKSTTTKDTGEYSPIEDVGRLAQGATGFFGQFWNTGTRLGGEYARRTFDFLKVKK comes from the coding sequence ATGAGAAGATCACAGGGACAACCTTTGGCCGTAATGTACCTGCTACTGATGGCCGGTTTCGGTTTGCTGCTGATGCCCATCTGTCAGGGCGAGGATACACCAAAGTCTACGACCACGAAAGACACCGGAGAGTACTCACCGATAGAAGACGTAGGCCGGCTGGCTCAAGGTGCAACCGGCTTCTTCGGGCAGTTCTGGAACACTGGCACCCGGCTGGGAGGAGAATACGCCCGCCGTACGTTCGATTTCCTGAAGGTGAAAAAATAA